The following proteins come from a genomic window of Nocardiopsis sp. YSL2:
- a CDS encoding bifunctional salicylyl-CoA 5-hydroxylase/oxidoreductase, translated as MRIACVGGGPGGLYFAALTKRLDPTHEITVYERNAPDDTFGFGVVLSDETLGGIEHADPDVYAALAAEFARWDDIDIHYRDTVVTSGGHGFAAIGRRRLLQILRARCAELGVAVRTRTEAPPAADLAGTHDLVVAADGAHSATRAAHADAFGTTLDRRGNRFMWLGTDLVFDAFTFHVLETPHGVMQLHCYPYAPDTSTFLVEMHEEVWRAAGFADLDRGHDPEPGASDTASIARCEKLFADVLDGHRLRPNHSRWQSFTTVRNATWRHGNTVLLGDAAHTAHFSIGSGTKLAMEDALALAACLHEHETLGSALDAYEDERAPVVASTQRAAQASLEWFEDIGRQVGQEPVQFAFNLLTRSRRVTYDNLRLRDPEFVAAVDDWFAGQVGNGAGAGAAAGPAPAGRRPPMFHPFRLGETELANRVVVSAMDMYSAVDGTPQDFHLVHLGGKALGGAGLVMTEMVCVSAEGRITPGCTGLYRPEHETAWRRVTDFVHEHSEARIGVQLGHSGRKGSTRVMWEGIDQPLPEGNWPVVAPSPLPYRPGVNQVPRELDAAGLAAIRDDFTEAARAADRAGFDVLELHCAHGYLLSGFLSPVTNHRADRYGGDLRGRLRYPLEVMAAVRAVWPGHKPLTVRISATDWVEDGTTAEDAVAIARAFADAGADAIDVSTGQVTPDERPAFGRSYQVPFAERIRREAGVPVIAVGAISSYDDVNSTVLAGRADLCALARPHLYDPHWTLHAAAEQGYEGPGATWPVPFRAGSRKPPTGRTDGPRPRLALLEGRGGAGAGTRHRRWRPGG; from the coding sequence ATGCGCATCGCATGCGTCGGAGGCGGCCCCGGCGGCCTCTACTTCGCTGCACTGACCAAGCGGCTCGACCCCACGCACGAGATCACCGTGTACGAGCGCAACGCGCCCGACGACACGTTCGGGTTCGGGGTCGTGCTGTCCGACGAGACCCTCGGCGGCATCGAGCACGCCGACCCCGACGTGTACGCCGCGCTGGCGGCGGAGTTCGCGCGGTGGGACGACATCGACATCCACTACCGGGACACGGTCGTCACCTCCGGCGGCCACGGGTTCGCGGCCATCGGCCGCCGACGCCTCCTGCAGATCCTGCGCGCCCGCTGCGCCGAACTCGGCGTGGCGGTACGCACCCGGACCGAGGCACCGCCGGCGGCCGACCTGGCCGGCACCCACGACCTCGTCGTGGCGGCGGACGGTGCCCACAGCGCGACCCGGGCCGCGCACGCCGACGCCTTCGGCACCACCCTCGACCGCCGCGGCAACCGGTTCATGTGGCTGGGCACGGACCTGGTCTTCGACGCCTTCACGTTCCACGTGCTGGAGACGCCGCACGGGGTGATGCAGCTGCACTGCTACCCCTACGCCCCGGACACCAGCACGTTCCTGGTGGAGATGCACGAGGAGGTGTGGCGCGCGGCCGGCTTCGCCGACCTCGACCGGGGGCACGACCCTGAGCCGGGGGCGAGTGACACCGCGAGCATCGCCCGCTGCGAGAAGCTCTTCGCCGACGTCCTGGACGGACACCGCCTGCGGCCCAACCACTCGCGCTGGCAGAGCTTCACGACCGTGCGCAACGCCACCTGGCGGCACGGCAACACCGTGCTGCTGGGCGACGCCGCCCACACCGCCCACTTCTCCATCGGCTCGGGCACCAAGCTCGCCATGGAGGACGCCCTGGCCCTGGCCGCCTGCCTGCACGAGCACGAGACCCTCGGCTCCGCCCTGGACGCCTACGAGGACGAGCGCGCGCCGGTCGTGGCCAGCACCCAACGCGCCGCCCAGGCCAGCCTGGAGTGGTTCGAGGACATCGGCCGCCAGGTGGGGCAGGAACCCGTACAGTTCGCGTTCAACCTGCTCACCCGCAGCCGCCGGGTCACCTACGACAACCTGCGCCTGCGGGACCCCGAGTTCGTCGCCGCCGTCGACGACTGGTTCGCCGGCCAGGTCGGGAACGGCGCCGGTGCCGGCGCCGCGGCCGGCCCCGCGCCCGCCGGGCGGCGGCCCCCGATGTTCCATCCCTTCCGGCTCGGGGAGACCGAACTCGCCAACCGGGTCGTGGTCTCGGCCATGGACATGTACTCGGCCGTGGACGGCACACCCCAGGACTTCCACCTGGTCCACCTGGGCGGAAAGGCGCTGGGCGGGGCCGGGCTGGTCATGACCGAGATGGTGTGCGTGTCGGCCGAGGGGCGCATCACGCCCGGCTGCACCGGCCTGTACCGGCCCGAGCACGAGACCGCCTGGCGCCGCGTCACCGACTTCGTCCACGAGCACTCCGAGGCCCGGATCGGCGTCCAGCTGGGCCACTCCGGGCGCAAGGGCTCCACCCGTGTGATGTGGGAGGGCATCGACCAGCCCCTGCCGGAGGGCAACTGGCCGGTCGTGGCGCCCTCGCCGCTGCCCTACCGGCCGGGCGTGAACCAGGTCCCGCGCGAACTCGACGCCGCGGGACTGGCGGCGATCCGCGACGACTTCACGGAAGCCGCGCGAGCCGCCGACCGCGCCGGGTTCGACGTCCTCGAACTGCACTGCGCCCACGGCTACCTGCTCTCCGGCTTCCTGTCGCCGGTCACCAACCACCGCGCCGACCGCTACGGCGGCGACCTGCGGGGTCGGCTGCGCTACCCGCTGGAGGTCATGGCCGCCGTCCGTGCCGTCTGGCCCGGCCACAAACCCCTCACCGTGCGCATCTCCGCCACCGACTGGGTCGAGGACGGCACCACGGCGGAGGACGCCGTGGCCATCGCACGCGCCTTCGCCGACGCCGGGGCCGACGCCATCGACGTCTCCACCGGCCAGGTCACCCCGGACGAGCGGCCCGCCTTCGGGCGCAGCTACCAGGTGCCCTTCGCCGAACGGATCCGCCGGGAGGCGGGGGTGCCCGTGATCGCGGTCGGGGCGATCTCGTCCTACGATGACGTCAACTCGACCGTCCTGGCCGGTCGCGCCGACCTGTGCGCGCTCGCCCGTCCCCACCTGTACGACCCGCACTGGACACTGCACGCGGCGGCCGAGCAGGGGTACGAGGGGCCGGGGGCCACCTGGCCGGTTCCGTTCCGCGCGGGCAGCCGCAAGCCGCCCACCGGGCGCACGGACGGGCCCCGTCCGCGGCTGGCGCTGCTGGAGGGGCGGGGTGGCGCCGGGGCCGGGACACGGCACCGGCGCTGGCGTCCGGGCGGGTGA
- the nadD gene encoding nicotinate-nucleotide adenylyltransferase, protein MADPGNVHRETTQERTVAHEHDGATAGGQPRRRGAAPAKVGIMGGTFDPIHHGHLVAASEVAHLFGLDEVVFVPTGQPWQKDLDKVTPSEDRYLMTVIATAENPQFRVDRVEIDREGPTYTLDTLRQMRENYGPDVELFFITGADALGAILSWHNVDELFELAHFVGCNRPGHHLSDTGLPEGKVSLVEVPALAISSTECRERVRKGEPIWYLVPDGIVRYINKTGLYLES, encoded by the coding sequence TTGGCCGATCCCGGCAACGTCCACCGTGAAACGACTCAGGAGCGCACAGTGGCGCACGAACACGACGGCGCGACCGCGGGCGGCCAGCCCCGGCGCAGGGGAGCCGCTCCGGCCAAGGTCGGTATCATGGGCGGCACCTTCGATCCCATCCACCACGGACACCTCGTCGCGGCCAGTGAGGTCGCCCACCTGTTCGGGCTCGACGAGGTCGTCTTCGTCCCCACCGGACAGCCCTGGCAGAAGGACCTCGACAAGGTCACCCCCTCCGAGGACCGCTACCTCATGACGGTCATCGCCACAGCGGAGAACCCGCAGTTCCGGGTGGACCGGGTCGAGATCGACCGTGAAGGGCCCACCTACACCCTCGACACCCTGCGCCAGATGCGCGAGAACTACGGTCCCGACGTCGAGCTGTTCTTCATCACCGGAGCCGACGCCCTCGGCGCCATCCTGAGCTGGCACAACGTGGACGAACTTTTCGAGCTCGCGCATTTCGTAGGCTGTAACCGTCCCGGACACCATCTCAGCGACACCGGACTGCCCGAGGGCAAGGTCTCGCTGGTGGAGGTACCGGCCCTGGCCATCTCCTCGACGGAGTGCCGGGAGCGGGTCCGCAAGGGTGAACCCATCTGGTACCTGGTCCCCGACGGCATCGTCCGTTACATCAACAAGACCGGGCTCTACCTCGAGAGCTGA
- a CDS encoding M48 family metallopeptidase translates to MANTPDRVRVRLPEISPRAYEHPADRGALVALRSLRGFDEVFKRMSGLFNERALRLMFLSGAVRVGPTQFPHLYDYVRDAAYVLDLDEVPELYVQMNPKPNAMAIGSQKPFIVMTTGLFDLLEAEEQRFVIGHEVGHILSGHAVYRTMLLALIQLAARVAWIPLGYIGLRAIVAALEEWYRKSELSCDRAGLLACQDADAAKRSLMKLAGGSKLAEMNPDAFLEQAREYESGGDARDSFLKLVSLMGTTHPFAVVRLAQLHRWIEDGSYQRIIDGDYPRRASDRDTSVGEEARSAAKSYKESWERSEDPLLGTLRDVAGSAASAGGKIFDTVADRWRGGPRRDEGANGSS, encoded by the coding sequence ATGGCCAACACTCCAGACCGCGTACGCGTCCGGCTTCCAGAGATCTCACCCCGTGCCTACGAGCACCCCGCCGACCGCGGCGCGCTGGTCGCGCTGCGATCGCTGCGCGGGTTCGACGAGGTGTTCAAGCGCATGTCGGGCCTGTTCAACGAACGCGCGCTCCGACTGATGTTCCTGTCCGGCGCGGTGCGCGTGGGGCCCACCCAGTTCCCGCACCTGTACGACTACGTCCGCGACGCCGCCTACGTCCTGGACCTGGACGAGGTGCCCGAGCTCTACGTCCAGATGAACCCCAAGCCCAACGCCATGGCGATCGGCAGCCAGAAGCCGTTCATCGTCATGACCACGGGCCTGTTCGACCTGTTGGAGGCCGAGGAGCAGCGCTTCGTCATCGGCCACGAGGTCGGGCACATCCTCAGCGGACACGCCGTCTACCGCACCATGCTGCTGGCGCTGATCCAGCTCGCGGCGCGCGTGGCGTGGATCCCCCTCGGCTACATCGGGCTGCGCGCCATCGTCGCCGCCCTCGAGGAGTGGTACCGCAAGTCCGAGCTGTCCTGCGACCGGGCCGGCCTGCTGGCCTGCCAGGACGCCGACGCCGCCAAGCGCTCCCTGATGAAGCTCGCGGGCGGTTCCAAGCTCGCGGAGATGAACCCGGACGCCTTCCTCGAGCAGGCCCGGGAGTACGAGTCCGGCGGTGACGCGCGCGACAGCTTCCTCAAGCTGGTCAGCCTGATGGGCACCACGCACCCCTTCGCCGTGGTGCGCCTGGCCCAGCTGCACCGGTGGATCGAGGACGGCTCCTACCAGCGCATCATCGACGGCGACTACCCGCGCCGCGCCAGCGACCGCGACACCAGCGTCGGCGAGGAGGCGCGCAGCGCGGCCAAGTCCTACAAGGAGTCCTGGGAGCGGTCCGAGGACCCGCTGCTGGGCACCCTGCGCGACGTCGCGGGCAGCGCGGCCAGCGCCGGGGGGAAGATCTTCGACACCGTCGCCGACCGCTGGCGCGGCGGCCCGCGCCGCGACGAGGGCGCCAACGGCTCCTCCTGA
- a CDS encoding AMP-binding protein, which yields MSSLSPTGHIDTFTRDHLPPPDQWPVLSFDREPAYPDRLNCAEDLLDGTIAAHGADRACLTGENESWTYGELRDRVDRIAHVLAEETGLVPGQRVLLRGPNSPWTAACWLAVLKAGGVVVTVLPVLRAAELATVLRSARVTHALCDARFLDDLTTACADSAADLDAAPAVLAYGGTGADDLTVRTQRHPGPFTPVRVAADDACMIAYTSGTTGAPKGCVHFHRDVLAIADTYSEHVLRPTPDDVFTGSPPLGFTFGLGGLLIFPLRAGASSILLERPRPEALLDAISERGATIVFTAPTAYRAMLARLDRGDRDGYDLSGLRRCVSAGEHLPAATWRAWYEATGVRMLDGIGATEMLHIFVSSSDDHLRPGSTGVPVPGFTAAVLDDDGRPVPDGEPGHLAIRGPVGCRYLADERQTAYVRHGWNFTGDTYVRDEDGYLWYRARSDDMIVSAGYNISPSEVEEALITAPEVEETAVVGVPDPERGQIARAYVVLREGTSPGDDTAARLKEHVRERISPYKTPRSIEFLAALPRTATGKLQRFKLREAP from the coding sequence ATGTCGTCCCTGTCACCCACCGGCCACATCGACACCTTCACCCGCGACCACCTCCCGCCGCCGGACCAGTGGCCCGTCCTCTCCTTCGACCGCGAGCCCGCCTACCCCGACCGCCTCAACTGCGCCGAGGACCTCCTGGACGGCACCATCGCCGCCCACGGTGCCGATCGCGCGTGCCTGACCGGCGAGAACGAATCCTGGACCTACGGCGAGCTGCGCGACCGCGTCGACCGGATCGCGCACGTGCTGGCCGAGGAGACCGGCCTGGTCCCCGGACAGCGCGTTCTGCTGCGCGGCCCCAACTCCCCGTGGACCGCCGCCTGCTGGCTCGCCGTCCTCAAGGCCGGGGGCGTGGTGGTCACCGTCCTGCCCGTCCTGCGGGCCGCCGAACTGGCCACCGTCCTGCGCTCCGCCCGCGTCACCCACGCCCTGTGCGACGCCCGCTTCCTCGACGACCTGACCACCGCGTGCGCCGACAGCGCGGCCGACCTGGACGCCGCGCCCGCGGTCCTGGCCTACGGGGGCACGGGCGCCGACGACCTCACGGTGCGCACCCAGCGCCACCCCGGGCCGTTCACCCCCGTCCGCGTCGCCGCGGACGACGCCTGCATGATCGCCTACACCTCCGGCACCACCGGCGCCCCCAAGGGCTGTGTGCACTTCCACCGCGACGTCCTGGCGATCGCCGACACCTACTCCGAGCACGTGCTCCGGCCCACCCCGGACGACGTCTTCACCGGAAGCCCGCCCCTCGGATTCACGTTCGGACTCGGCGGGCTGCTGATCTTCCCCCTGCGGGCGGGCGCCTCCTCGATCCTGTTGGAGCGGCCCCGACCCGAAGCCCTCCTGGACGCGATCTCCGAACGGGGCGCCACGATCGTGTTCACCGCGCCCACGGCCTACCGGGCCATGCTCGCGCGCCTGGACCGCGGCGACCGGGACGGCTACGACCTGTCCGGCCTGCGCCGGTGCGTCTCCGCCGGGGAACACCTGCCCGCCGCCACCTGGCGGGCCTGGTACGAGGCGACCGGCGTGCGCATGCTCGACGGCATCGGGGCCACCGAGATGCTGCACATCTTCGTGTCCTCCTCGGACGACCACCTGCGACCCGGATCCACCGGAGTGCCCGTCCCCGGGTTCACCGCCGCCGTTCTGGACGACGACGGCCGACCCGTGCCCGACGGCGAGCCCGGCCACCTGGCGATCCGGGGCCCGGTCGGCTGCCGGTACCTCGCCGACGAGCGCCAGACCGCCTACGTCCGACACGGCTGGAACTTCACCGGCGACACGTACGTCCGCGACGAGGACGGCTACCTGTGGTACCGGGCGCGCAGCGACGACATGATCGTCTCCGCCGGCTACAACATCTCCCCCTCGGAAGTGGAGGAGGCACTGATCACCGCCCCGGAGGTGGAGGAGACCGCCGTCGTGGGCGTGCCCGACCCCGAGCGCGGCCAGATCGCGCGCGCCTACGTGGTCCTGCGCGAGGGCACCTCACCCGGGGACGACACGGCGGCCCGGCTCAAGGAGCACGTCCGCGAGCGGATCAGCCCCTACAAGACGCCGCGTTCCATCGAGTTCCTGGCCGCGCTGCCGCGCACCGCCACGGGCAAGCTCCAGCGGTTCAAGCTCCGGGAGGCACCCTGA
- a CDS encoding alpha/beta hydrolase, which yields MPTTTSYGDHPSQTVHRWDARGTGGAPAPVAVLLHGGWWRDKHDARLMDPLARDLSGAGWAVWNVEYRRTGADGGGWPRTLDDVGDALAMIGDAADRAPDRFDTSRVVAVGHSAGGHLALLNAGTAGKSPVTSVVALAPVTDLERSDREGLGEGAVTPFLGAGPSDELYASSSPARRVPVGVPLLVVHGGADQRVPVEHSRDYVAAARAAGDAVTYHEVAGADHFAVIDPGHAAWRGVRDHLEG from the coding sequence GTGCCGACCACCACGTCCTACGGCGACCACCCCAGCCAGACCGTGCACCGATGGGACGCACGGGGGACCGGCGGCGCGCCCGCGCCGGTCGCGGTCCTGCTGCACGGCGGCTGGTGGCGCGACAAGCACGACGCCCGCCTCATGGACCCCCTGGCCCGTGACCTGTCCGGCGCCGGGTGGGCGGTGTGGAACGTGGAGTACCGGCGGACCGGCGCCGACGGCGGGGGCTGGCCCCGGACCCTCGACGACGTCGGTGACGCCCTGGCGATGATCGGCGACGCCGCCGACCGCGCACCGGACCGGTTCGACACGTCCCGGGTGGTGGCCGTCGGCCACTCCGCCGGAGGGCATCTGGCCCTGCTCAACGCCGGGACCGCGGGAAAGTCCCCGGTGACCTCGGTGGTCGCCCTCGCGCCCGTCACCGATCTGGAGCGCAGTGATCGTGAGGGGCTGGGGGAGGGGGCGGTCACCCCGTTCCTGGGCGCCGGCCCCTCGGACGAGCTGTACGCCTCCAGCTCCCCGGCGCGGCGCGTGCCGGTCGGGGTGCCGCTGCTGGTCGTGCACGGCGGCGCCGACCAGCGCGTCCCGGTGGAGCACAGCCGCGACTACGTGGCCGCGGCCCGTGCCGCCGGGGACGCCGTGACCTACCACGAGGTGGCCGGAGCCGACCACTTCGCCGTCATCGATCCGGGCCACGCGGCCTGGCGGGGCGTCCGAGACCACCTGGAGGGATGA